A part of Desulfurococcaceae archaeon genomic DNA contains:
- a CDS encoding CopG family transcriptional regulator, with the protein MKSESRVKEIKVQVPEDIYVVLEELAKKEGYLSVPDYVASILVNLARSQRVPPLDELVEKLKTRLERYLQDELNRRISVVEGLRRQVVELYEKLEAVEQRVSALESSLREVEAGRARTVVETRPRKTAIERLKEEKVLFESRLPARVQRDRLFAHFERAGIVVLKLNRERVAVDPDFWQVFKHKLLEEVNSNKEEDVLATLGDKGYELWKALYSDNLLIFDSKTRKWRFLQSTIP; encoded by the coding sequence ATGAAGTCGGAAAGCCGTGTTAAAGAGATCAAAGTACAGGTCCCAGAGGACATATACGTCGTACTCGAGGAACTAGCTAAGAAGGAGGGGTACCTAAGTGTACCAGACTACGTAGCATCCATCTTGGTAAACTTAGCCAGGTCTCAGCGGGTACCACCGTTAGACGAGCTCGTGGAAAAGCTCAAAACGAGGCTTGAAAGGTACCTACAAGACGAGCTGAACAGGAGAATATCAGTTGTTGAGGGGCTGAGAAGGCAGGTTGTAGAGCTTTACGAGAAGCTGGAAGCGGTGGAGCAGCGTGTAAGTGCCCTCGAGTCATCGCTTCGCGAGGTGGAAGCTGGAAGGGCAAGAACGGTCGTTGAAACACGACCGCGAAAAACTGCCATCGAGAGACTAAAAGAGGAAAAAGTGCTTTTTGAAAGCAGATTGCCCGCCAGGGTACAGAGGGATAGGCTCTTCGCTCACTTCGAGCGAGCTGGTATCGTTGTCCTTAAATTGAATCGAGAACGCGTAGCGGTTGACCCTGACTTTTGGCAGGTGTTTAAGCACAAGCTACTCGAAGAGGTGAATTCTAATAAAGAGGAGGACGTGCTGGCTACGCTTGGTGATAAGGGCTACGAGCTTTGGAAAGCATTATATAGTGATAACCTCCTAATATTTGACTCGAAGACTAGGAAGTGGAGGTTTCTGCAAAGTACTATTCCGTGA
- a CDS encoding TatD family hydrolase has protein sequence MLYVLYSDAHLHVNPLKGLGAEKIAKKFRSRGGWFIAIVGLPPYHYGFVEPSVESYRKVLDLVSKEAAKAEERGLEVSRFVGVHPAEIDNYYRQGLKPEKLLPLLEGVFKLFEDALKNGLVDGIGEVGRQHYGTSPERLVFSEMVMVRALVLVRDYGVPVQLHLEQGGFATAYSVKTLANLVKADLGKVVMHHVNLETARWAEELDIPFTAPIKQFNEEYAKRRWRYCMLESDFLDDPSKPGASAYPWEIPDVIESLIKHGLLSEEQAYKMLLDNVIKYFNAKPP, from the coding sequence GTGTTGTACGTGCTTTACAGCGATGCGCATTTACATGTAAATCCGTTAAAAGGCCTCGGTGCTGAGAAAATCGCAAAGAAGTTTAGAAGTAGAGGGGGCTGGTTCATCGCAATAGTAGGGCTCCCACCGTACCATTACGGCTTCGTAGAGCCCAGCGTAGAATCCTATAGAAAGGTGCTTGATCTAGTTAGTAAGGAAGCCGCGAAGGCGGAGGAGCGGGGACTAGAAGTTAGCAGGTTCGTGGGGGTACACCCAGCAGAAATAGACAACTATTATAGGCAGGGGTTAAAACCAGAGAAACTGCTTCCTCTCTTAGAAGGCGTCTTTAAGCTTTTTGAAGACGCGTTGAAAAACGGCCTCGTTGACGGTATTGGAGAAGTAGGGCGCCAACACTATGGTACTAGCCCTGAGAGGCTCGTGTTCTCGGAGATGGTAATGGTCCGTGCACTAGTCCTAGTGCGCGATTACGGGGTCCCCGTACAGCTACACCTAGAGCAGGGTGGCTTTGCAACGGCCTATTCGGTCAAAACGCTAGCTAACCTAGTTAAAGCTGATCTGGGTAAAGTCGTAATGCATCATGTAAACCTCGAAACAGCCAGATGGGCCGAGGAACTCGACATACCGTTTACGGCCCCCATTAAACAGTTTAACGAAGAATATGCTAAGCGCCGGTGGAGGTACTGCATGCTAGAATCGGACTTCCTAGACGACCCCTCCAAGCCTGGCGCTTCCGCTTATCCGTGGGAAATACCAGATGTTATCGAAAGCCTTATAAAGCATGGTCTACTAAGCGAAGAGCAGGCCTACAAGATGCTACTTGACAACGTCATAAAATACTTCAACGCGAAACCGCCGTGA
- a CDS encoding AIR synthase related protein, whose amino-acid sequence MGRKELEDTAYRLPSLLPVKDVDVLMGPVRGEDAAVIRFSDGFLVTQSMRVITGTKRAGYLAIHVASNSIAVRGARPRWFLLAVFLPTWFSEAYKVEFFEDMKRALNEVGGVVVGGFAETAEVAKPLIAVTAMGYTKTRVILTRDARIGDLVYVVGKVAGEGVGVIAWDFEEKLLEEGISKEVVNAAKELIHEVSVVDVALEIADYVNTMHNAVEGGILQALREVAIASGSAVSINKERVQLEEPVRTIASRVNVDPLRLLSGGCIVVTVPPSNQREFEKVVEGLGKPFSLIGQVVEGRGEVLVNDGGGVEVIKDDLVDDIYKLWRQLGRG is encoded by the coding sequence TTGGGAAGAAAGGAATTGGAAGATACCGCGTACAGGTTGCCTTCATTATTGCCGGTGAAAGACGTGGACGTACTAATGGGCCCAGTACGAGGCGAAGACGCTGCCGTTATCAGATTTAGTGATGGGTTTCTAGTCACCCAGTCCATGCGCGTGATTACGGGCACAAAGCGTGCAGGTTACTTAGCGATTCACGTAGCTAGTAATAGCATCGCGGTTAGGGGTGCGCGGCCTCGATGGTTTCTACTAGCAGTATTCTTGCCTACCTGGTTTAGCGAAGCATACAAAGTAGAGTTTTTCGAGGACATGAAGCGGGCTTTAAACGAGGTTGGCGGGGTCGTGGTGGGAGGTTTCGCGGAAACGGCCGAAGTTGCCAAACCTCTGATCGCGGTGACCGCGATGGGCTACACTAAGACAAGGGTCATCTTAACGCGCGATGCTAGAATAGGTGATCTCGTGTATGTCGTAGGCAAAGTAGCGGGCGAGGGAGTTGGAGTTATAGCATGGGACTTTGAAGAGAAGCTACTCGAAGAAGGCATTAGCAAGGAGGTGGTGAATGCCGCTAAGGAGTTAATACACGAAGTGAGCGTAGTGGACGTGGCGCTGGAAATAGCAGATTACGTGAATACCATGCACAACGCGGTTGAAGGGGGGATTCTCCAAGCCCTTCGCGAAGTAGCCATCGCCAGCGGATCTGCCGTATCAATTAACAAAGAGAGAGTTCAATTGGAGGAGCCTGTAAGGACCATAGCTAGCCGCGTTAACGTCGACCCGCTGAGATTACTTAGCGGTGGTTGTATCGTAGTGACAGTACCTCCTAGTAACCAGAGGGAGTTCGAGAAGGTAGTTGAAGGGCTAGGGAAACCCTTCAGCTTAATAGGCCAAGTCGTGGAAGGCCGTGGAGAGGTCCTCGTTAATGATGGAGGTGGGGTCGAGGTTATTAAGGATGATCTAGTAGATGATATTTATAAGTTATGGCGACAATTAGGCAGAGGGTAA
- a CDS encoding Snf7 family protein: MAWRREETIGDKIKKLFINEQESLEKKAIIAQYRLKTAMGRIANYVEKLSERDKVLFENIVDALVKKDEIRAKMYAKEVAEIRKISRQLLTVQYALEHAALKLETFIIYGGAVNEVVPVLGIMREALNIVKTIAPDVWIDLQVAARELETAMGAGIVDLTIEAGAGLDSEAKKVLEEARIVAEQKMRERFAELPKAIQLPETEQKAPT; this comes from the coding sequence ATGGCGTGGAGAAGAGAGGAGACCATTGGGGATAAGATAAAGAAGCTATTTATAAACGAGCAGGAGTCCCTCGAGAAGAAGGCCATAATAGCGCAGTACAGGCTTAAAACGGCGATGGGCAGGATCGCGAACTACGTGGAGAAGCTGTCGGAGAGAGATAAAGTCCTCTTCGAGAACATTGTAGACGCGCTAGTTAAGAAGGACGAGATAAGGGCGAAAATGTACGCCAAGGAGGTAGCAGAGATCAGGAAGATTAGTAGACAGCTACTAACAGTACAATACGCTCTTGAACACGCAGCCCTTAAACTAGAAACATTTATAATATATGGCGGTGCAGTAAATGAAGTCGTACCTGTACTAGGCATAATGAGGGAGGCCCTTAACATAGTGAAAACCATCGCACCTGATGTTTGGATAGATCTGCAGGTGGCAGCAAGAGAACTTGAAACCGCTATGGGCGCGGGAATCGTAGACTTAACCATAGAGGCCGGCGCAGGGCTGGACAGTGAGGCTAAGAAGGTGCTAGAAGAGGCGAGAATCGTCGCGGAGCAGAAGATGAGAGAGAGGTTCGCGGAGCTACCGAAAGCCATTCAGTTACCTGAAACGGAGCAGAAAGCACCTACATAG